A single genomic interval of Babylonia areolata isolate BAREFJ2019XMU chromosome 26, ASM4173473v1, whole genome shotgun sequence harbors:
- the LOC143300593 gene encoding uncharacterized protein LOC143300593 — protein MDCLEQARTLYGEYHRQGNSLSQEKRASIYTAITKLIRTSLLQQGGNASFRHHPFPRLIQRTVGANRFHGDRASSAFLTLEKYLVLLAQQPWKREFWVLKLYGGYFCTKVRAHLEGAEEVLQLIGFMPDEGDAVCQRLVLQEAPDTQRALDVAFDCQVASLECQYIGDYHAKMRCVGLDLSEAANMLLCGAPSELLVGSSLPGELGRSGGALGNVKVSYSPSSMQPDLFPASRGHQGSAVKSHTVLASGGMGMGVVTGIKSMHQVIGVQPSHHASSSAGGGTTTHQVIGVSATHRVTGAGPFQTTTIAAASSSGVTSTESLGSSSPAVGMMRGVAGATPGAGHSVLRVTGVPAAQPPDPACSRRTYSTTPLQPLPAQAPTPVPAPAPAPSSLPSHAEPLYVSHPVDAHRPQTEGLTALLPHYPPPLTGESGRLSFMASHSPSVAYQSPGSRASYASSGYGSGSASVLSGGSSAYVGSSSGYCSATSSSSSPSHDYANLPLRHPPNSVVVVDQPPAPAPPPPSSRLSRHSSQKPQFSSIQEDEPGGVAAPFPEATHEEHLRESLKNLQVAHPDKAQKRALLSKNLSPQLAGQGDPVLPVTYDDWRWFPRGEAAAVASKGVLSSTCRMGGEGSKGHPLSGGNGQPAATLRSTSSFPVLAMTSADPAASSQHSRHPSAPSDLHHHHHHPPRTHSQGYVSWTAAAGGPSSSSVLARPTTLASTTPSVSSSPTVPQDVWRATVTPNPVYYPPPTVCEKVSLNGSAVVKTPHYANPTLSQKLGSGGRWEERGGPLSHRSRGSSPPSPSPIYNNLERTPPAGPLKVLNAPLDSDRGLMDAGNRDVSMAKGSGVGALGGGALYANLVDMSGGGTPYRLDRGQWTCQACTMENWEGDGECRACGRVWRGAQEGEEEGEALLFSSVAGESRRVCPSCTFENPPGCRSCEVCEALLPQDVHTYV, from the exons ATGGATTGCCTGGAGCAAGCGAGGACGCTGTACGGCGAGTACCATCGCCAAGGCAACAGCCTGTCGCAGGAGAAGCGGGCGTCCATCTACACGGCCATCACCAAGCTGATCCGCACCTCTCTGCTGCAGCAGGGGGGCAACGCCAGCTTCCggcaccaccccttcccccgcctcATCCAGCGCACCGTCGGCGCCAACCGTTTCCACGGTGACCGGGCATCCTCGGCCTTCCTGACACTTGAGAAGTACCTTGTGCTCTTGGCACAGCAGCCCTGGAAGAGGGAGTTTTGGGTGCTGAAG CTGTACGGCGGCTACTTCTGCACTAAGGTGCGTGCCCACCtggagggggcagaggaggtgCTGCAACTGATCGGCTTCATGCCGGACGAAGGGGATGCCGTCTGCCAGCGCCTGGTCCTGCAGGAAGCGCCAGACACACAGAGGGCGCTGGACGTGGCCTTTGACTGCCAGGTGGCGTCACTGGAGTGCCAGTACATCGGCGACTACCATGCCAAGATGCGGTGTGTGGGCCTGGACCTGTCAGAGGCTGCCAACATGCTGCTGTGCGGCGCCCCCAGCGAGCTCCTGGTGGGGTCGTCCCTGCCCGGGGAGCTGGGCCGCAGCGGTGGCGCCTTGGGCAATGTCAAGGTCAGCTACAGTCCCAGCAGCATGCAGCCTGACCTGTTCCCAGCCTCCAGGGGTCATCAGGGCTCGGCGGTGAAGTCCCACACCGTGCTGGCGtccggggggatggggatgggggtggtgacgGGGATCAAGTCCATGCACCAGGTCATCGGCGTCCAGCCTTCCCATCATGCTTCTTCTTCGGCGGGTGGCGGCACCACCACGCACCAGGTCATCGGGGTCAGCGCCACCCATCGCGTGACGGGGGCGGGGCCTTTCCAGACGACGACAATTGCCGCCGCCTCTTCTTCCGGAGTGACTTCCACAGAGTCGCTGGGTTCGTCGTCGCCAGCTGTGGGGATGatgaggggggtggcgggtgcgACACCAGGGGCAGGGCACTCTGTGCTGCGCGTGACAGGAGTGCCGGCCGCCCAGCCGCCAGACCCCGCGTGCAGCAGGAGGACttactccaccacccccctccagcccctcccagcccaggcccccacccccgtccccgcccccgcccccgccccctcctccctgccttcCCACGCGGAGCCCCTCTACGTCTCCCACCCTGTGGATGCGCACCGCCCACAGACTGAGGGGCTGACGGccctcctcccccactacccaccacccctgACTGGGGAGTCTGGTCGCCTGTCCTTCATGGCTTCCCACTCCCCTTCTGTGGCCTACCAGTCCCCCGGCTCCAGGGCGTCCTACGCCTCTTCTGGCTATGGGTCAG GGTCCGCGTCGGTGCTGAGCGGCGGGTCCTCGGCCTACGTGGGGTCATCGTCGGGCTACTGCAGCGCcacctcctcgtcgtcctcgCCCAGCCACGACTACGCCAACCTGCCCCTCAGGCATCCCCCCAactccgtcgtcgtcgtcgaccaaccccccgcccctgcaccacccccaccctcatctcgCCTGTCCAGGCACTCCTCCCAGAAGCCCCAGTTCTCCTCCATCCAGGAGGATGAGCCGGGAGGAGTGGCGGCCCCTTTCCCCGAGGCCACGCACGAGGAGCACCTGCGGGAGAGCCTGAAGAACCTGCAGGTGGCCCACCCGGACAAGGCCCAGAAGCGGGCGCTGCTGAGCAAGAACCTGTCCCCGCAGCTGGCAGGTCAGGGCGACCCAGTGCTGCCTGTCACCTATGACGACTGGCGGTGGTTCCCCCGGGGTGAGGCTGCTGCTGTCGCCAGCAAGGGGGTGCTGTCTTCCACCTGCAGGATGGGAGGTGAAGGGTCAAAGGGTCACCCGCTGTCTGGTGGTAATGGTCAGCCGGCCGCCAccttgag GTCGACCAGCAGCTTCCCTGTGCTGGCCATGACGTCAGCTGACCCCGCTGCGTCCAGCCAGCACAGCCGACACCCATCAGCGCCCTctgacctccaccaccaccaccaccacccccctcggACCCACTCGCAGGGCTATGTGTCCTGGACGGCTGCGGCCGGTGGCCCTTCCTCCTCTTCGGTGCTGGCTCGGCCCACAACCTTGGCGTCCACCACTCCCTCGGTGTCCAGCAGTCCCACAGTGCCCCAGGACGTGTGGAGGGCGACGGTGACGCCCAACCCTGTCTACTACCCGCCCCCCACAGTCTGTGAGAAGGTGTCTCTCAACGGATCAGCGGTTGTCAAGACACCCCACTACGCCAACCCCACCCTGTCGCAGAAactggggtcgggggggaggtgggaggagaggggggggccaCTGAGCCACAGGTCGCGGGggagctcccccccctccccttcccccatctacAACAACCTGGAAAGGACGCCCCCGGCGGGGCCCCTCAAGGTGCTGAACGCTCCCCTGGACAGCGACCGGGGACTGATGGATGCTGGGAATCGGGACGTTTCCATGGCgaaggggtcgggggtgggtgcGTTGGGTGGGGGTGCACTGTACGCCAACCTTGTGGACATGTCTGGCGGCGGCACCCCCTACAGGTTGGACAGGGGGCAGTGGACGTGCCAGGCGTGCACCATGGAGAactgggagggggacggggagtgCCGGGCGTGTGGGCGGGTGTGGCGGGGGGCgcaggagggcgaggaggagggtgaggcgCTGTTGTTCTCTTCAGTGGCTGGGGAGAGCCGCAGGGTGTGTCCCTCGTGCACGTTTGAGAACCCGCCGGGCTGTCGGAGCTGTGAGGTGTGTGAGGCGCTCCTGCCTCAGGATGTGCACACATATGTGTGA